Within Caulobacter segnis, the genomic segment CCCGCCGCCATCGCCCCGCATGTCTTCTCGGATGTCTTCGAGACGCCGGTGAAGAAGGCGACCCATGGCGACAGCTCCGGCGTGCGCGGCGCGGTCTGGCTGTGGCCGTCCGAGGCCTAGGGACCGCGCCATGAAGTCCCTGTGCCGCGACTGCGGGTGGACGGGCGAGGCCAAGGTCTCGCGCTGTCCGTCCTGTCACTCGCCGCGCACGATCTTCCACGAGGAGTTGGGGACACTCTCGATCGCCCACCTGGACTGCGACGCCTTCTACGCCTCGGTGGAAAAGCGCGACGACCCGACCCTGCGCGACCTGCCGGTGATCGTCGGCGGGGGCAAGCGCGGGGTGGTGACCACCGCCTGCTACATCGCCCGCATGAGCGGCGCGCGTTCGGCCATGCCGATGTTCAAGGCGCTGAAGCTGTGCCCCGACGCCGTGGTCATCAAGCCGAACTTCGCCAAGTACAAGGAGGAGAGCCGGCGCATCCACGAGAAGCTCGACAGGCTGACGCCGCTGATCCAGCCGCTGAGCCTGGACGAGGCCTGGATCGACCTGACGGGCACGCAGCGCCTGCACGGCGCGACGCCCGCCCAGATGCTGGCGCGGCTGCAGGCCGAGATCGAGCGCGACATCGGCCTGACGGTCTCGATCGGCCTGGCGCCGAACAAGTTCCTGGCCAAGATCGCCTCGGAACTGGACAAGCCGCGCGGCTTCTCGGCGATCGGCGCGGCAGAAGCGAAAGACTTCCTGGCCAACAAGCCGGTCGGCATCCTGCCCGGCGTCGGTCCCGCCACGGTCTCCAGCCTGGCCGAGATCGGCCTGAAGACCGTCGGCGATATCGCCGCCGCCGACCTGAAGCTGCTGGCCAACCGTCTGGGCTCGGGCGGCCTGCGCCTGCACCGCCTGGCCCACGGCCAGGACAGCCGCATC encodes:
- a CDS encoding DNA polymerase IV, whose product is MKSLCRDCGWTGEAKVSRCPSCHSPRTIFHEELGTLSIAHLDCDAFYASVEKRDDPTLRDLPVIVGGGKRGVVTTACYIARMSGARSAMPMFKALKLCPDAVVIKPNFAKYKEESRRIHEKLDRLTPLIQPLSLDEAWIDLTGTQRLHGATPAQMLARLQAEIERDIGLTVSIGLAPNKFLAKIASELDKPRGFSAIGAAEAKDFLANKPVGILPGVGPATVSSLAEIGLKTVGDIAAADLKLLANRLGSGGLRLHRLAHGQDSRIVDPDQARKTISAETTFNDDLHKREALEDELWPLCEKVAKQARKEGVAGRVATLKLRTPDFKIHTRRRTLAVPTQTARTLFQVARELLAAEPGGLSYRLIGAGLTEFVDAETAGSDMFADDERRTLKNETAIDALRGKFGAGAVVSGRALKGR